From Anopheles coluzzii chromosome 3, AcolN3, whole genome shotgun sequence, the proteins below share one genomic window:
- the LOC120956232 gene encoding uncharacterized protein LOC120956232 isoform X25, with amino-acid sequence MTVNMSPLGGGRWRCLASLLILTILARIVRAEQEVIVAIDEPGKTQYHEANFNTSSYQYGYEVGPNGQFHHETRGPDGVTYGCYGYIDPNGQLRVTHYVADTHGYRVVEPNRPVEIFVDAPTQYSNSIAEEEPQERRRGELRPWTELYLPKGCGMFPGGMRPDGGSGGASPPTAPSYPSTGGSGSTQGNKPSNQGQGQGQGQGQGQGQGQGQGQGQGQGQGQGQGQGQGQEHGQGQGQGQGQGQGQWQGQGQNQGQGQNQGQSQGQGQGQGQNQGQGQWQGQGQGQGQGQGQGQGQGQGQGQGQGQGQGQGQGQGQGQGQGQGQGQGQGQRPGQGQQQQQGQGQRQQQQQGQGQQQQQQEQGQGQGQQQQQGQGHGHQGQHQGSHQGPISSGQHQGQHQGSHQGIHGGEHQGQHQGSHQGPISSGQHQGQHQGSHQGSSGEHQGQHQGSHQGPISSGQHQGQHQGNHQGINSGEHQGQHQGSHQGPISSGQQQGQHQGSHQGIHGGEHQGQHQGSHQGPISSGQHQGQHQGSHQGASGEHQGQHQGSHEGPISSGQHQGQHQGSHQGIHSGQHQGEHQHQHQGPVGEGQHQTSHQGSHQGLSQGEFQGQHQGQHQKPISGNKEEHNLQVQVSWGQGQQGQGQQGQSQGQSQGQSQGQSQGQSQSQGQSQGQSQGQQGQSQGQSQGQTHRPPQGGPTTEQPPVESSPSTPIPGSPGTAIGVYPPTKPIDTSSPPGSSSSSSSSPPPSMPPSGPPSSSGGDNYAPPPNYQIAVSQYPYFFVPYPYAPPNVPQAPCNCPADQQNQQGGQQPNQPAGYLGFIPVLYIPNCHAQKSGLPANFNWPAPPPPEGFGQSLDELPAQRLFQKPDGSWVLQRARNRSRRLRVRRPAARRIITDQEYPAKK; translated from the exons ATTTTGACGATACTTGCGCGTATCGTTCGTGCCGAGCAGGAAGTTATCGTGGCGATTGATGAACCCGGCAAAACCCAATACCATGAGGCAAACTTTAACACCA GTTCATACCAGTACGGGTACGAGGTGGGACCGAACGGACAGTTCCATCACGAAACACGTGGCCCCGATGGTGTCACTTACGGTTGCTACGGATATATCGACCCGAATGGACAGCTGCGCGTGACGCACTACGTGGCCGATACGCACGGGTACCGGGTGGTAGAGCCGAACCGGCCGGTCGAAATTTTTGTCGATGCTCCTACACAGTACAGCAA CTCCATTGCGGAAGAGGAACCACAGGAGCGACGAAGGGGTGAGCTACGGCCGTGGACGGAGCTGTACCTGCCGAAGGGATGTGGCATGTTTCCGGGTGGTATGCGGCCAGACGGTGGCTCAGGTGGCGCTAGTCCACCGACGG CACCTTCATACCCAAGCACCGGTGGAAGCGGCAGTACACAAG GAAATAAACCATCGAACCAGGGACAGGGGCAGGGCCAGGGACAAGGTCAGGGGCAAGGGCAAGGGCAAGGACAAGGGCAGGGGCAAGGGCAAGGGCAAGGGCAGGGTCAGGGCCAGGGACAGGGACAGGAACATGGACAGGGGCAAGGACAGGGACAGGGACAGGGACAGGGACAATGGCAAGGACAAGGCCAAAATCAAGGACAAGGACAGAATCAAGGACAATCACAAGGACAAGGCCAAGGGCAAGGTCAAAATCAAGGACAGGGACAGTGGCAAGGACAAGGTCAAGGACAAGGGCAAGGTCAAGGTCAAGGACAAGGACAAGGTCAAGGACAAG GTCAAGGTCAAGGTCAAGGACAAGGACAAGGACAAGGACAAGGACAAGGTCAAGGACAAGGACAAGGACAAG GACAAGGACAAGGCCAACGTCCAGGCCAaggacaacaacagcaacaaggtCAAGGCCAAC gacagcaacagcagcaaggtcaaggacaacaacagcaacagcaagagcAGGGACAGGGACAGggtcaacaacaacagcaaggcCAAGGGCATGGACATCAAGGACAGCATCAAGGGTCACATCAGGGCCCGATCAGTTCCGGCCAACATCAGGGACAACATCAGGGTAGCCATCAAGGTATTCACGGTGGAGAGCATCAAGGACAACATCAAGGGTCACATCAGGGGCCAATAAGCTCGGGACAGCATCAGGGACAACACCAGGGAAGTCATCAAGGCTCGAGCGGTGAACACCAAGGACAGCATCAAGGTTCCCATCAAGGTCCTATTAGTTCCGGACAGCATCAAGGACAGCACCAGGGCAATCATCAAGGAATTAATAGTGGAGAGCATCAAGGACAACACCAGGGCTCCCATCAGGGGCCGATCAGCTCGGGCCAGCAACAGGGACAACATCAGGGAAGCCATCAAGGTATTCACGGTGGAGAGCATCAAGGACAACACCAAGGCTCCCATCAGGGTCCGATCAGCTCGGGCCAGCACCAGGGACAGCATCAGGGCAGTCATCAGGGTGCTAGCGGTGAACATCAGGGACAACACCAGGGCTCACACGAAGGTCCCATCAGCTCGGGTCAGCACCAGGGACAGCATCAGGGCAGTCATCAAGGAATACACAGCGGACAGCATCAG GGGGAGCATCAACATCAGCACCAGGGACCAGTTGGAGAAGGGCAACATCAGACTAGCCATCAAGGAAGCCACCAGGGCCTGTCGCAGGGAGAGTTCCAGGGTCAACATCAGGGGCAGCACCAGAAACCGATCAGCGGCAACAAGGAGGAGCACAACCTGCAGGTTCAAGTGTCCTGGGGACAGGGACAGCAGGGACAGGGACAACAAGGCCAATCTCAAGGTCAATCCCAAGGACAGTCTCAAGGACAGTCGCAAGGCCAGTCTCAATCCCAGGGGCAGTCTCAAGGCCAATCCCAGGGACAACAGGGACAGTCTCAAGGCCAATCCCAGGGACAGACACATCGTCCACCGCAAGGAG GACCTACGACGGAACAACCTCCAGTCGAGTCTTCACCGAGTACACCGATCCCTGGATCGCCTGGAACCGCAATTGGTGTGTATCCACCGACAAAACCGATCGATACCAGCTCACCGCCTGGCtcgtcatcctcctcctcctcatctcCGCCCCCATCGATGCCACCCTCGGGGCCACCGTCGTCTTCCGGTGGGGACAACTATGCTCCACCTCCAAACTATCAGATAGCGGTATCGCAATATCCGTACTTCTTTGTGCCCTATCCGTACGCACCGCCGAACGTGCCGCAGGCACCATGCAACTGCCCAGCCGATCAGCAAAACCAGCAGGGTGGCCAACAGCCAAACCAGCCGGCCGGCTACCTCGGCTTCATTCCCGTCCTGTACATCCCGAACTGTCACGCCCAGAAGAGTGGACTGCCGGCCAACTTCAACTGGCcggcaccgccaccaccggaaGGGTTCGGCCAGTCACTGGACGAGCTGCCGGCCCAGCGACTCTTTCAGAAACCGGACGGTAGCTGGGTGCTGCAGCGGGCCCGCAACCGCTCTCGCCGGCTGCGTGTCCGACGTCCCGCTGCCCGGCGAATCATTACCGACCAGGAATATCCAGCGAAGAAGTAG
- the LOC120956232 gene encoding uncharacterized protein LOC120956232 isoform X22 has product MTVNMSPLGGGRWRCLASLLILTILARIVRAEQEVIVAIDEPGKTQYHEANFNTSSYQYGYEVGPNGQFHHETRGPDGVTYGCYGYIDPNGQLRVTHYVADTHGYRVVEPNRPVEIFVDAPTQYSNSIAEEEPQERRRGELRPWTELYLPKGCGMFPGGMRPDGGSGGASPPTAPSYPSTGGSGSTQGNKPSNQGQGQGQGQGQGQGQGQGQGQGQGQGQGQGQGQGQGQEHGQGQGQGQGQGQGQWQGQGQNQGQGQNQGQSQGQGQGQGQNQGQGQWQGQGQGQGQGQGQGQGQGQGQGQGQGQGQGQGQGQGQGQGQGQGQGQGQGQRPGQGQQQQQGQGQRQQQQQGQGQQQQQQEQGQGQGQQQQQGQGHGHQGQHQGSHQGPISSGQHQGQHQGSHQGIHGGEHQGQHQGSHQGPISSGQHQGQHQGSHQGSSGEHQGQHQGSHQGPISSGQHQGQHQGNHQGINSGEHQGQHQGSHQGPISSGQQQGQHQGSHQGIHGGEHQGQHQGSHQGPISSGQHQGQHQGSHQGASGEHQGQHQGSHEGPISSGQHQGQHQGSHQGIHSGQHQGEHQHQHQGPVGEGQHQTSHQGSHQGLSQGEFQGQHQGQHQKPISGNKEEHNLQVQVSWGQGQQGQGQQGQSQGQSQGQSQGQSQGQSQSQGQSQGQSQGQQGQSQGQSQGQTHRPPQGGPTTEQPPVESSPSTPIPGSPGTAIGVYPPTKPIDTSSPPGSSSSSSSSPPPSMPPSGPPSSSGGDNYAPPPNYQIAVSQYPYFFVPYPYAPPNVPQAPCNCPADQQNQQGGQQPNQPAGYLGFIPVLYIPNCHAQKSGLPANFNWPAPPPPEGFGQSLDELPAQRLFQKPDGSWVLQRARNRSRRLRVRRPAARRIITDQEYPAKK; this is encoded by the exons ATTTTGACGATACTTGCGCGTATCGTTCGTGCCGAGCAGGAAGTTATCGTGGCGATTGATGAACCCGGCAAAACCCAATACCATGAGGCAAACTTTAACACCA GTTCATACCAGTACGGGTACGAGGTGGGACCGAACGGACAGTTCCATCACGAAACACGTGGCCCCGATGGTGTCACTTACGGTTGCTACGGATATATCGACCCGAATGGACAGCTGCGCGTGACGCACTACGTGGCCGATACGCACGGGTACCGGGTGGTAGAGCCGAACCGGCCGGTCGAAATTTTTGTCGATGCTCCTACACAGTACAGCAA CTCCATTGCGGAAGAGGAACCACAGGAGCGACGAAGGGGTGAGCTACGGCCGTGGACGGAGCTGTACCTGCCGAAGGGATGTGGCATGTTTCCGGGTGGTATGCGGCCAGACGGTGGCTCAGGTGGCGCTAGTCCACCGACGG CACCTTCATACCCAAGCACCGGTGGAAGCGGCAGTACACAAG GAAATAAACCATCGAACCAGGGACAGGGGCAGGGCCAGGGACAAGGTCAGGGGCAAGGGCAAGGGCAAGGACAAGGGCAGGGGCAAGGGCAAGGGCAAGGGCAGGGTCAGGGCCAGGGACAGGGACAGGAACATGGACAGGGGCAAGGACAGGGACAGGGACAGGGACAGGGACAATGGCAAGGACAAGGCCAAAATCAAGGACAAGGACAGAATCAAGGACAATCACAAGGACAAGGCCAAGGGCAAGGTCAAAATCAAGGACAGGGACAGTGGCAAGGACAAGGTCAAGGACAAGGGCAAGGTCAAGGTCAAGGACAAGGACAAG GTCAAGGACAAGGACAAGGACAAGGACAAGGACAAGGTCAAGGACAAGGACAAGGACAAGGTCAAGGACAAGGTCAAGGACAAG GACAAGGACAAGGCCAACGTCCAGGCCAaggacaacaacagcaacaaggtCAAGGCCAAC gacagcaacagcagcaaggtcaaggacaacaacagcaacagcaagagcAGGGACAGGGACAGggtcaacaacaacagcaaggcCAAGGGCATGGACATCAAGGACAGCATCAAGGGTCACATCAGGGCCCGATCAGTTCCGGCCAACATCAGGGACAACATCAGGGTAGCCATCAAGGTATTCACGGTGGAGAGCATCAAGGACAACATCAAGGGTCACATCAGGGGCCAATAAGCTCGGGACAGCATCAGGGACAACACCAGGGAAGTCATCAAGGCTCGAGCGGTGAACACCAAGGACAGCATCAAGGTTCCCATCAAGGTCCTATTAGTTCCGGACAGCATCAAGGACAGCACCAGGGCAATCATCAAGGAATTAATAGTGGAGAGCATCAAGGACAACACCAGGGCTCCCATCAGGGGCCGATCAGCTCGGGCCAGCAACAGGGACAACATCAGGGAAGCCATCAAGGTATTCACGGTGGAGAGCATCAAGGACAACACCAAGGCTCCCATCAGGGTCCGATCAGCTCGGGCCAGCACCAGGGACAGCATCAGGGCAGTCATCAGGGTGCTAGCGGTGAACATCAGGGACAACACCAGGGCTCACACGAAGGTCCCATCAGCTCGGGTCAGCACCAGGGACAGCATCAGGGCAGTCATCAAGGAATACACAGCGGACAGCATCAG GGGGAGCATCAACATCAGCACCAGGGACCAGTTGGAGAAGGGCAACATCAGACTAGCCATCAAGGAAGCCACCAGGGCCTGTCGCAGGGAGAGTTCCAGGGTCAACATCAGGGGCAGCACCAGAAACCGATCAGCGGCAACAAGGAGGAGCACAACCTGCAGGTTCAAGTGTCCTGGGGACAGGGACAGCAGGGACAGGGACAACAAGGCCAATCTCAAGGTCAATCCCAAGGACAGTCTCAAGGACAGTCGCAAGGCCAGTCTCAATCCCAGGGGCAGTCTCAAGGCCAATCCCAGGGACAACAGGGACAGTCTCAAGGCCAATCCCAGGGACAGACACATCGTCCACCGCAAGGAG GACCTACGACGGAACAACCTCCAGTCGAGTCTTCACCGAGTACACCGATCCCTGGATCGCCTGGAACCGCAATTGGTGTGTATCCACCGACAAAACCGATCGATACCAGCTCACCGCCTGGCtcgtcatcctcctcctcctcatctcCGCCCCCATCGATGCCACCCTCGGGGCCACCGTCGTCTTCCGGTGGGGACAACTATGCTCCACCTCCAAACTATCAGATAGCGGTATCGCAATATCCGTACTTCTTTGTGCCCTATCCGTACGCACCGCCGAACGTGCCGCAGGCACCATGCAACTGCCCAGCCGATCAGCAAAACCAGCAGGGTGGCCAACAGCCAAACCAGCCGGCCGGCTACCTCGGCTTCATTCCCGTCCTGTACATCCCGAACTGTCACGCCCAGAAGAGTGGACTGCCGGCCAACTTCAACTGGCcggcaccgccaccaccggaaGGGTTCGGCCAGTCACTGGACGAGCTGCCGGCCCAGCGACTCTTTCAGAAACCGGACGGTAGCTGGGTGCTGCAGCGGGCCCGCAACCGCTCTCGCCGGCTGCGTGTCCGACGTCCCGCTGCCCGGCGAATCATTACCGACCAGGAATATCCAGCGAAGAAGTAG
- the LOC120956232 gene encoding uncharacterized protein LOC120956232 isoform X16, whose amino-acid sequence MTVNMSPLGGGRWRCLASLLILTILARIVRAEQEVIVAIDEPGKTQYHEANFNTSSYQYGYEVGPNGQFHHETRGPDGVTYGCYGYIDPNGQLRVTHYVADTHGYRVVEPNRPVEIFVDAPTQYSNSIAEEEPQERRRGELRPWTELYLPKGCGMFPGGMRPDGGSGGASPPTAPSYPSTGGSGSTQGNKPSNQGQGQGQGQGQGQGQGQGQGQGQGQGQGQGQGQGQGQEHGQGQGQGQGQGQGQWQGQGQNQGQGQNQGQSQGQGQGQGQNQGQGQWQGQGQGQGQGQGQGQGQGQGQGQGQGQGQGQGQGQGQGQGQGQGQGQGQGQGQGQGQRPGQGQQQQQGQGQRQQQQQGQGQQQQQQEQGQGQGQQQQQGQGHGHQGQHQGSHQGPISSGQHQGQHQGSHQGIHGGEHQGQHQGSHQGPISSGQHQGQHQGSHQGSSGEHQGQHQGSHQGPISSGQHQGQHQGNHQGINSGEHQGQHQGSHQGPISSGQQQGQHQGSHQGIHGGEHQGQHQGSHQGPISSGQHQGQHQGSHQGASGEHQGQHQGSHEGPISSGQHQGQHQGSHQGIHSGQHQGEHQHQHQGPVGEGQHQTSHQGSHQGLSQGEFQGQHQGQHQKPISGNKEEHNLQVQVSWGQGQQGQGQQGQSQGQSQGQSQGQSQGQSQSQGQSQGQSQGQQGQSQGQSQGQTHRPPQGGPTTEQPPVESSPSTPIPGSPGTAIGVYPPTKPIDTSSPPGSSSSSSSSPPPSMPPSGPPSSSGGDNYAPPPNYQIAVSQYPYFFVPYPYAPPNVPQAPCNCPADQQNQQGGQQPNQPAGYLGFIPVLYIPNCHAQKSGLPANFNWPAPPPPEGFGQSLDELPAQRLFQKPDGSWVLQRARNRSRRLRVRRPAARRIITDQEYPAKK is encoded by the exons ATTTTGACGATACTTGCGCGTATCGTTCGTGCCGAGCAGGAAGTTATCGTGGCGATTGATGAACCCGGCAAAACCCAATACCATGAGGCAAACTTTAACACCA GTTCATACCAGTACGGGTACGAGGTGGGACCGAACGGACAGTTCCATCACGAAACACGTGGCCCCGATGGTGTCACTTACGGTTGCTACGGATATATCGACCCGAATGGACAGCTGCGCGTGACGCACTACGTGGCCGATACGCACGGGTACCGGGTGGTAGAGCCGAACCGGCCGGTCGAAATTTTTGTCGATGCTCCTACACAGTACAGCAA CTCCATTGCGGAAGAGGAACCACAGGAGCGACGAAGGGGTGAGCTACGGCCGTGGACGGAGCTGTACCTGCCGAAGGGATGTGGCATGTTTCCGGGTGGTATGCGGCCAGACGGTGGCTCAGGTGGCGCTAGTCCACCGACGG CACCTTCATACCCAAGCACCGGTGGAAGCGGCAGTACACAAG GAAATAAACCATCGAACCAGGGACAGGGGCAGGGCCAGGGACAAGGTCAGGGGCAAGGGCAAGGGCAAGGACAAGGGCAGGGGCAAGGGCAAGGGCAAGGGCAGGGTCAGGGCCAGGGACAGGGACAGGAACATGGACAGGGGCAAGGACAGGGACAGGGACAGGGACAGGGACAATGGCAAGGACAAGGCCAAAATCAAGGACAAGGACAGAATCAAGGACAATCACAAGGACAAGGCCAAGGGCAAGGTCAAAATCAAGGACAGGGACAGTGGCAAGGACAAGGTCAAGGACAAGGGCAAGGTCAAGGTCAAGGACAAGGACAAGGTCAAGGACAAGGTCAAGGACAAGGTCAAGGACAAGGTCAAGGACAAG GACAAGGTCAAGGACAAGGACAAGGACAAGGTCAAGGACAAGGTCAAGGACAAG GACAAGGACAAGGCCAACGTCCAGGCCAaggacaacaacagcaacaaggtCAAGGCCAAC gacagcaacagcagcaaggtcaaggacaacaacagcaacagcaagagcAGGGACAGGGACAGggtcaacaacaacagcaaggcCAAGGGCATGGACATCAAGGACAGCATCAAGGGTCACATCAGGGCCCGATCAGTTCCGGCCAACATCAGGGACAACATCAGGGTAGCCATCAAGGTATTCACGGTGGAGAGCATCAAGGACAACATCAAGGGTCACATCAGGGGCCAATAAGCTCGGGACAGCATCAGGGACAACACCAGGGAAGTCATCAAGGCTCGAGCGGTGAACACCAAGGACAGCATCAAGGTTCCCATCAAGGTCCTATTAGTTCCGGACAGCATCAAGGACAGCACCAGGGCAATCATCAAGGAATTAATAGTGGAGAGCATCAAGGACAACACCAGGGCTCCCATCAGGGGCCGATCAGCTCGGGCCAGCAACAGGGACAACATCAGGGAAGCCATCAAGGTATTCACGGTGGAGAGCATCAAGGACAACACCAAGGCTCCCATCAGGGTCCGATCAGCTCGGGCCAGCACCAGGGACAGCATCAGGGCAGTCATCAGGGTGCTAGCGGTGAACATCAGGGACAACACCAGGGCTCACACGAAGGTCCCATCAGCTCGGGTCAGCACCAGGGACAGCATCAGGGCAGTCATCAAGGAATACACAGCGGACAGCATCAG GGGGAGCATCAACATCAGCACCAGGGACCAGTTGGAGAAGGGCAACATCAGACTAGCCATCAAGGAAGCCACCAGGGCCTGTCGCAGGGAGAGTTCCAGGGTCAACATCAGGGGCAGCACCAGAAACCGATCAGCGGCAACAAGGAGGAGCACAACCTGCAGGTTCAAGTGTCCTGGGGACAGGGACAGCAGGGACAGGGACAACAAGGCCAATCTCAAGGTCAATCCCAAGGACAGTCTCAAGGACAGTCGCAAGGCCAGTCTCAATCCCAGGGGCAGTCTCAAGGCCAATCCCAGGGACAACAGGGACAGTCTCAAGGCCAATCCCAGGGACAGACACATCGTCCACCGCAAGGAG GACCTACGACGGAACAACCTCCAGTCGAGTCTTCACCGAGTACACCGATCCCTGGATCGCCTGGAACCGCAATTGGTGTGTATCCACCGACAAAACCGATCGATACCAGCTCACCGCCTGGCtcgtcatcctcctcctcctcatctcCGCCCCCATCGATGCCACCCTCGGGGCCACCGTCGTCTTCCGGTGGGGACAACTATGCTCCACCTCCAAACTATCAGATAGCGGTATCGCAATATCCGTACTTCTTTGTGCCCTATCCGTACGCACCGCCGAACGTGCCGCAGGCACCATGCAACTGCCCAGCCGATCAGCAAAACCAGCAGGGTGGCCAACAGCCAAACCAGCCGGCCGGCTACCTCGGCTTCATTCCCGTCCTGTACATCCCGAACTGTCACGCCCAGAAGAGTGGACTGCCGGCCAACTTCAACTGGCcggcaccgccaccaccggaaGGGTTCGGCCAGTCACTGGACGAGCTGCCGGCCCAGCGACTCTTTCAGAAACCGGACGGTAGCTGGGTGCTGCAGCGGGCCCGCAACCGCTCTCGCCGGCTGCGTGTCCGACGTCCCGCTGCCCGGCGAATCATTACCGACCAGGAATATCCAGCGAAGAAGTAG
- the LOC120956232 gene encoding uncharacterized protein LOC120956232 isoform X6: MTVNMSPLGGGRWRCLASLLILTILARIVRAEQEVIVAIDEPGKTQYHEANFNTSSYQYGYEVGPNGQFHHETRGPDGVTYGCYGYIDPNGQLRVTHYVADTHGYRVVEPNRPVEIFVDAPTQYSNSIAEEEPQERRRGELRPWTELYLPKGCGMFPGGMRPDGGSGGASPPTAPSYPSTGGSGSTQGNKPSNQGQGQGQGQGQGQGQGQGQGQGQGQGQGQGQGQGQGQEHGQGQGQGQGQGQGQWQGQGQNQGQGQNQGQSQGQGQGQGQNQGQGQWQGQGQGQGQGQGQGQGQGQGQGQGQGQGQGQGQGQGQGQGQGQGQGQGQGQGQGQGQGQGQGQGQGQGQRPGQGQQQQQGQGQRQQQQQGQGQQQQQQEQGQGQGQQQQQGQGHGHQGQHQGSHQGPISSGQHQGQHQGSHQGIHGGEHQGQHQGSHQGPISSGQHQGQHQGSHQGSSGEHQGQHQGSHQGPISSGQHQGQHQGNHQGINSGEHQGQHQGSHQGPISSGQQQGQHQGSHQGIHGGEHQGQHQGSHQGPISSGQHQGQHQGSHQGASGEHQGQHQGSHEGPISSGQHQGQHQGSHQGIHSGQHQGEHQHQHQGPVGEGQHQTSHQGSHQGLSQGEFQGQHQGQHQKPISGNKEEHNLQVQVSWGQGQQGQGQQGQSQGQSQGQSQGQSQGQSQSQGQSQGQSQGQQGQSQGQSQGQTHRPPQGGPTTEQPPVESSPSTPIPGSPGTAIGVYPPTKPIDTSSPPGSSSSSSSSPPPSMPPSGPPSSSGGDNYAPPPNYQIAVSQYPYFFVPYPYAPPNVPQAPCNCPADQQNQQGGQQPNQPAGYLGFIPVLYIPNCHAQKSGLPANFNWPAPPPPEGFGQSLDELPAQRLFQKPDGSWVLQRARNRSRRLRVRRPAARRIITDQEYPAKK; encoded by the exons ATTTTGACGATACTTGCGCGTATCGTTCGTGCCGAGCAGGAAGTTATCGTGGCGATTGATGAACCCGGCAAAACCCAATACCATGAGGCAAACTTTAACACCA GTTCATACCAGTACGGGTACGAGGTGGGACCGAACGGACAGTTCCATCACGAAACACGTGGCCCCGATGGTGTCACTTACGGTTGCTACGGATATATCGACCCGAATGGACAGCTGCGCGTGACGCACTACGTGGCCGATACGCACGGGTACCGGGTGGTAGAGCCGAACCGGCCGGTCGAAATTTTTGTCGATGCTCCTACACAGTACAGCAA CTCCATTGCGGAAGAGGAACCACAGGAGCGACGAAGGGGTGAGCTACGGCCGTGGACGGAGCTGTACCTGCCGAAGGGATGTGGCATGTTTCCGGGTGGTATGCGGCCAGACGGTGGCTCAGGTGGCGCTAGTCCACCGACGG CACCTTCATACCCAAGCACCGGTGGAAGCGGCAGTACACAAG GAAATAAACCATCGAACCAGGGACAGGGGCAGGGCCAGGGACAAGGTCAGGGGCAAGGGCAAGGGCAAGGACAAGGGCAGGGGCAAGGGCAAGGGCAAGGGCAGGGTCAGGGCCAGGGACAGGGACAGGAACATGGACAGGGGCAAGGACAGGGACAGGGACAGGGACAGGGACAATGGCAAGGACAAGGCCAAAATCAAGGACAAGGACAGAATCAAGGACAATCACAAGGACAAGGCCAAGGGCAAGGTCAAAATCAAGGACAGGGACAGTGGCAAGGACAAGGTCAAGGACAAGGGCAAGGTCAAGGTCAAGGACAAGGACAAGGTCAAGGACAAGGTCAAGGACAAGGTCAAGGACAAGGTCAAGGACAAG GTCAAGGTCAAGGACAAGGACAAGGACAAGGACAAGGACAAGGTCAAGGACAAGGACAAGGACAAGGTCAAGGACAAGGTCAAGGACAAG GACAAGGACAAGGCCAACGTCCAGGCCAaggacaacaacagcaacaaggtCAAGGCCAAC gacagcaacagcagcaaggtcaaggacaacaacagcaacagcaagagcAGGGACAGGGACAGggtcaacaacaacagcaaggcCAAGGGCATGGACATCAAGGACAGCATCAAGGGTCACATCAGGGCCCGATCAGTTCCGGCCAACATCAGGGACAACATCAGGGTAGCCATCAAGGTATTCACGGTGGAGAGCATCAAGGACAACATCAAGGGTCACATCAGGGGCCAATAAGCTCGGGACAGCATCAGGGACAACACCAGGGAAGTCATCAAGGCTCGAGCGGTGAACACCAAGGACAGCATCAAGGTTCCCATCAAGGTCCTATTAGTTCCGGACAGCATCAAGGACAGCACCAGGGCAATCATCAAGGAATTAATAGTGGAGAGCATCAAGGACAACACCAGGGCTCCCATCAGGGGCCGATCAGCTCGGGCCAGCAACAGGGACAACATCAGGGAAGCCATCAAGGTATTCACGGTGGAGAGCATCAAGGACAACACCAAGGCTCCCATCAGGGTCCGATCAGCTCGGGCCAGCACCAGGGACAGCATCAGGGCAGTCATCAGGGTGCTAGCGGTGAACATCAGGGACAACACCAGGGCTCACACGAAGGTCCCATCAGCTCGGGTCAGCACCAGGGACAGCATCAGGGCAGTCATCAAGGAATACACAGCGGACAGCATCAG GGGGAGCATCAACATCAGCACCAGGGACCAGTTGGAGAAGGGCAACATCAGACTAGCCATCAAGGAAGCCACCAGGGCCTGTCGCAGGGAGAGTTCCAGGGTCAACATCAGGGGCAGCACCAGAAACCGATCAGCGGCAACAAGGAGGAGCACAACCTGCAGGTTCAAGTGTCCTGGGGACAGGGACAGCAGGGACAGGGACAACAAGGCCAATCTCAAGGTCAATCCCAAGGACAGTCTCAAGGACAGTCGCAAGGCCAGTCTCAATCCCAGGGGCAGTCTCAAGGCCAATCCCAGGGACAACAGGGACAGTCTCAAGGCCAATCCCAGGGACAGACACATCGTCCACCGCAAGGAG GACCTACGACGGAACAACCTCCAGTCGAGTCTTCACCGAGTACACCGATCCCTGGATCGCCTGGAACCGCAATTGGTGTGTATCCACCGACAAAACCGATCGATACCAGCTCACCGCCTGGCtcgtcatcctcctcctcctcatctcCGCCCCCATCGATGCCACCCTCGGGGCCACCGTCGTCTTCCGGTGGGGACAACTATGCTCCACCTCCAAACTATCAGATAGCGGTATCGCAATATCCGTACTTCTTTGTGCCCTATCCGTACGCACCGCCGAACGTGCCGCAGGCACCATGCAACTGCCCAGCCGATCAGCAAAACCAGCAGGGTGGCCAACAGCCAAACCAGCCGGCCGGCTACCTCGGCTTCATTCCCGTCCTGTACATCCCGAACTGTCACGCCCAGAAGAGTGGACTGCCGGCCAACTTCAACTGGCcggcaccgccaccaccggaaGGGTTCGGCCAGTCACTGGACGAGCTGCCGGCCCAGCGACTCTTTCAGAAACCGGACGGTAGCTGGGTGCTGCAGCGGGCCCGCAACCGCTCTCGCCGGCTGCGTGTCCGACGTCCCGCTGCCCGGCGAATCATTACCGACCAGGAATATCCAGCGAAGAAGTAG